GTCATGTGGGAAAcgtatccccttggcgtcttcttcggtgaaggcaattggcacgctcgcccacttgggtggtggtgtcgaggtgaaggttcccacgaTGTTGACTTCGCGAtcatactccttgcgttgccgCTTTGATCCCCGTCccgtggcggagcccccgagtatcactccgacgtgatgAGCGGGTTCCTGGAATGAGAGGTTATCCTCTTTGGGTGCTGGGTCAAGGACAAGGATGTTGGCGGGGCGTGGAGCCTCGGCgctcttctcatccttgcgctgggcttgcattcgtgcctggaactcttcgcgagccgcgatgagagtgttgcactcttcggtgTTGTGGCTTGCCAGAGttatggatgaggcatctcctagttcctccctcggcggggcgaggtggcttcttgggttgccaagtcttttgggatggtGCTTGTCCTTCAACAGCGAAGATCTTCCGGGCTTGGTCGCCGGGggcctttttcccccacctcctcttcttcttggaggaCGAAGTGGGCGCAGGGGGTTGTCGGGCGAGGGAGCTCCTTCGAGAGAGGCGCGCGGCGCGTCTTTTTTGGTGATGTCCCCATCTTCGCCCCGGGCGTATTCTTGAAAGATTCGATAGAACTCCTCGGTCGTCTCTGGCGGGTTAcgacttagggcccgattcacttctccttggagaaggccttgcatgcatgcgtcgatcacgATGGTCGACGacgggttggcgatttggcttcgcaCTTTCGCAAaacgatggaagaagcttcggagagATTTCCCCGGCTTTTATTTCACGGCATATACctcgtgagcctgcacgggttctttgaagtttccttgaaagttggcgataAAGACTTcttggaggcgctcccacgagTGAATGGAGTttttccgcaggttataaaatcaagtttgcgccatcccGGTGAACGCGAGCGGAAAGATGTTGCACATCTCGATGGGTCCTCCCCTGACAACCTGTATcgcggtggagtagacattcaagaattgaagaggattcgATTCCCCGTCGTACGGCCGTATGGTAGGCGGATTGAACCTTGGCGGGAAAGGcccgtcttggatctcccgcgtgagcgggttgcaagtcggccgattcttttggttcctttggtggcgaggtcctccctcgtcgctttcgtcgctagaggggtcgcttggagagTGATCTTGGcgttttcttggagggtcggagcgtcgaagagaattcctttcgccgccGACACAGGCTCCggattccgccacttgctcaTTCCCCTGCACGCCGGGGTCTCGTTCCCTGCGAGGAgcagcttgaggtggtacctggttgccaccttgctcGACCCCGAcagggggagcaaggggcgcttgcggggcactcgcaaagcgaggttgatgttgagCGTGTGCGATttggagagcgccttgcggcggaagcccccaataaggatgataccaaggagctacATGGGCGATCGTGGCGAGCGCCAGTGGAGGtaatcccgggttggaggggtcatAAGCTGGGACTCCTTGCTTTTCCGACGTGGATCCTTTtgacgccacattgtttcctcttgtaggttccgagggaAGGGCCACtaccggttgtagggaaggtggcgcgaagcccatcgagcgaggcatgccgagttccgtatcccctgcggaggcggcaaccgtaggcaactcgccgatccttgccaccacgttggtgagtgtcgagggaccgcctatGACGGTTTCAAGCACCTCGGTTCCTCCCGGGACGGCCGGTAGCGAAGGGGCGACCGCGACTTCCGTcgtggcgaccatgcttgtggcgacgtccggattggtgaggattccttcttcctcgggagctcCCGAGtcacttgctttcttcgtttgcaaccgtgtagacttcgcgacaagttggggacccgatgaagtaggcttcgtcggggccattaaatcttcaattgcggcgagggttccccacggtcggcgccactatTGTtattctcgacaacaattagagtaagcggtgccaatgctcgattgcacaagtgcgggtataaaaatagggcgtgtacgccggccttatagtgaaggtcgccgtacacttggataagttgacacgtcgatattttttgaataggttcggtcgaccctgcgggtgcgacttaatcctatgttaggaaaggcttcgaggaggttgttagccaagggcttgggccgagcggatcttcccaagacaccttttagcgagagattcgtcggggccgcctcgtacttagaccgaacgcgtctttccgcgtctttccaagtatcgatgttaggataccctcggaactttAACCCAAcctcttctccttcgagcccgtgccaaccaaggttagttcggagcctcgaaactagagtcccatagaaggcttcctcgaggcctaTCGATTTTCAGTcaagagcggcgcgcgagagcgaacctcagagggagcactctagctctctccccttgagtttattcaagtgagagtgaatggtacatgctcCCGTgggaggtatttatagcctaggggttcatgacaaaagaccatggctacccttgagggagagagaaaagtggcgGCAAAATagtaaaagtagctccttggtccatagcttttgtgtgcaccatgaggAGGAAGTGAGagttggtccatggtccatggaccaaaagcctcatccccaCACTTTTCTTGCCCTTATTTTAGCTCATTTGACCTTTTGACCATGACATGAgaggtttgacttgttgacttgtcttattttgccacgtaggattgactgcgccacgtgggcgtcttgactcatgcttgggaaatgttgacttggttgtcgccacgtaggatttacggcccgacccatataaggattttattttactgcaACACAAAGAAAATCAATGTTCAGGTAACATAAAAATGAAGTAAGCTCGATTAAGCGTGTGTATATGCTATAAGAAAAACATTCTCATGTGAAAAGAATAGGTCGACAAGGATTGACAAAACAGTCAAAGTTACATAGATATGCTTCTGGATGAGCTGTATTGAGTTGTTTGAGCTCGAGCTCTTTAGGATTGTGCTCAGGTTCAAGCTTGAGCTCGGCCTTTTAGTTATGAACATAAATTAAAAGCAAGGCCTAACAGAAACATTCGAGCCTATGGTTATAGCCGAACTCATGCTCCGCACAGGAGCTAGGAAGCACAATGTTATGCCAACACATTTACTTTCTGGAATTCACTAAGACATGTATGTTGGCTTCGGGTACAAGGTTAATTTGAGATCTGGTCTTACAGAACATATCTGTTTTCAACCATTGTTATGTTTTGCATGATGATGGAATCAATACAAGTGGAATGTTTGCTTAACTGACCGGTCTaaacagtactccctccgttccataattcttgtcaaaatatatcCAGACATTTTTAAtgatagatacatccatttttagacaaatttaagacaaaaattatggaacggagggagtagttttacTTTGCAACATGCGCATCACTTGAGTTGTAGCTAGTCAGACTTCTCTGACCCCACAATGAAGCTGAAGTAACAAAGCTAGCTAATTTGCGAAAGCAGATAAGTGGATTAGTGTAGCACCCCCACTACCAATTACATAACTCAACTAACTCCGAAATAGGAACACAAATCATGTGTTTGGAACATTATGGACTGCTCTCTCAAAGCAAGCACAACCTCTGCAACTTCTGCCTTTCATTGACCAATTAGCGGAGTGATGAAATACGGTCCCATTTCGTTGCCATAGCTAAAACTTGTAAAGCATTCTTCATCCCTCCAGTGACCACATTATTTCATCTGAGAAATTGCTGATAATTATGCCTTCTCAGTGGGTTCAAGACCTCAAAAATCATTAGGCGGGATCACAACTTCCTGCTAAGACCATGGAAGAAACGGTGTTTTCTTCTCCTAGAATGCTTCTGATGTACTCTGGACATGACATGTGGTGAGAAACAAACCTAGTTCAAAATAGCACAGAAAGAAGGTCAGACAACTTTAGTCAGTTGATCTTCAGTTACAACCTGCGATATCTAAAACATAATAAAAGGTGGGATCACAACTTCCTGCTAAGCATGTGCTTGTGGTCAAACTAGCTATCTTATTTGGCAAAACAGATTCCAACAGGAGTACAGGACATCTTAGAACAAAGTGAACACatgcaattttaaaaaagATGGATACACAAAAACCATATGACATATGCGTGGTTCCCAGGTAGGTTTCAGGCATAACTATGCATACTAGAATATTCCAACAGCTTAACCGGAAGAAATTTTGTTACTCTTTAACAGAAGGAACTACCTTGGAGTTATTACGAACGCCATGAGAAGAAAGTGCAGAATTGTCATCTGTTAGCTTCTCATTCTGATATGTCAGGCAGTAGTTCTCCCAAATATACTTCCTGGGACAAACAAGAGTAGTATGATAAAGGCCACACAGTCTATAAAATACATGAAGTGGACTCTGAAAATTCTCAATATCCTTAACACAAGGAACTATTGACAAACAAAAGGTAGATTGTCAGATCTCTTGAGTAGAGAAATGGATGAAAACATGGATATTTACGGCCATTTAATATAGCCGAACCAACTCAGTAAATCATTACTGTCCTGCAGAAGCTTGTAGTCAGAAAACTAAAGCTTCATGGAATCAAGGGGGTCTGAAAAAGATAAGGGACATGGATAGTAATAACATGACCATAAGATGTAGACAGTGTACAACAAACGAGCTCATGCATTTCTAAATAATGGCAACAAAAATTTGGTCAGACTTTTTTACCATGTTGAGCTTATACTGCTTCTAAAAGCCAATTTCCATGTTGAGTTTAACTACTTCTAGAAGTCAATCTCCGAACACTATATTttgagagaattccatatttgccattGAGAATTTGCCCGTATGCCTAAATGCCACTGAGAATTTCCCCgttccaaatatgccactaaAATTTTGCACGGGCTACAAAGATGCCactaccgttagttgaccgttaagtaGAAGAGGAAAAGACAATTTTGCCCCTATGTAGTATGTTGATGTTCCGTGTACAACAAATTACTCATTTTAGAAAACTTAGCTTTTCAAGGTTTTTAAGATGCCCATAATACCATTTTGGAGTAAGTTTCAGCAATAATGATTTTAGCATGAAAAATTGGAAAATTTCAACAGCACTTCCCTTGATTTTAATTAACATCAGAAAAGTCATAATAATTCAGCAAATTAATAGACTAAAACTCATCATAATttgtggagagagagagggagagagagaccgAGAGGGTATTTtagttttcttgtttctttttgtttttttctgacCTGTGGACCAGGGGTATTTCGGTCAATATGAAATTgacttaacggtcaactaacggtagtggcatatttgtacccCATGTATAATTTGAATGGCATATTTGGAACAGGTAAATTCTCAGTGGCATTTGGGCATAAGAGCAAATTCTcagtggcaaatatggaattctctccTATATTTTCCTTTCAACTTCATGAAACTAATACAGGAAGCTTAATTCAAATGGGACCGACTAACCTTATGTGCACTCAGATATCCAGGACTAAGCAGGTAAATTTCAGTGCAAATACCAAAATCAAAACACAATGAACTTCATCTTGGATATAGAGCAATTCAAAACTCAAATCAATCTCATATATCCTGTGACCCTCAGTGTATTATCAAATTCTTGAGTGCTCATTGTGGAAGATATTGTGTAGCAAAGATCAATTGGCAGCAATTCAGATAACATTTAGCAATTAGAACAACCCATGTTATCATTGGTCAATTAGATGGCATGGACACATGATTTGTCAGGAGACACAAACCAATTAGGAGCACGCCAACGTTTAAAACATAATTTAATTTCCTTACCATGAGATATGGCGATACCCCATCTGTCCCTGCTCAATCTCACTTATCTTCTTCTTGATAGCCAACTTCAAATCCTTGACCGTAGCAGTGTTCAGTACCGGAACATCTTTTTTGACATGGACAAATTGTAAAAGAGGTTCATAAGACCAGAGATGACACAGGGTTTATACGACGTAGTCGACGCTAATTTGGTGAAACAGATAACGAAATGTGGGGGTTTCGAGCTCGAAGAGACGGGATCATATACCGAACGAGGTGTCGTCCAGCTTGACGACGATCACTCTCATGGCGCTGCCGAGCTCGAGATTTATCAGCGTGTCCACATCCCCTAGAGAGGGCTTCCTCGGGACGTCCGCGAGTATGGGGTCGTcgaggagcgcggcgagcATGGACTGCAGCTTCGCCTGCTTGGCCTCGCTGCTCTGGTACGCGGCGACCTCGTCGGGCTTCGTAGAGCCCACCGAATccatggcctcctccgccgtagATAGCGTTTCCCTCACGCCGCAGCGCAGATTTCCGCAGGGGCGGGCGctcaacggcggcggcggaggggcgcCTCCTCCGGAGCTCTCACTCCCCACGGAGAAGGGGTTCTCTCTccgtcgaggacgacgagggaTGTGaggctgacaggtggggcccggcGTCAGGAGCACGGAACTATACGGGACCGCGCACGCTTATTCCCAGCCGTCGATTGGATGGCTATGCAATTTGAACGGAGATTAAGAATATCGGAATCTTCCAGACAAGTTTTAGGTTTCTAGTAGCCTCTACCGGGCTCGGGGGACCTTTGCCGAGCTCAGCTtgcctcgtcgccgtcgtcgtcgtcgtctcggGGTCTTTCGAGGAGCACGGAGCGACACACCCGCCGGAGGGAGCAAATCCTCCCTGAGGTGCGTGACCACCGAACCCTAAAACTTCTCTATGTGATCTATTATCCGTTCCGTCGAAACATGCCCTAGAAATCTAGAATCGCCGGCGCGGCTGTGAAGCATCGCCGGCAACGGTGCGGCAGCCGGAAAACCCGTCTACACGGACGGGGGCAAGGCAGTGAGCGCGCGCACCCTCTCCACTTTTCCCTGGTTCGAATGAGACGACCTTGTCTGAATTCGGGGCGTTTTGTGCTCGTGCACGTGAGGTGTTTGATGGAATGTCGAAGTTCGGTGGTGCTGGGTGGAACATGGAGTAGACTCCTCTCCTTGTCCCGAGTATAAATGGAACTGGATGCTGGAAAATTTGTTGACGACATTAGTCGCATGATGAGTTCCATGTCTGTTTCTGCGTAAGTCCCAAGTCCCAACACAAGCTGTTTTTGGCAAAGCATGGTAGTTCCGTTTGATGTGTAAAAATGTTAAGAAAATAGTCTTTGCGTATGCTTTTGATCCGCCGCTGCCTGCAATCTATGATGTAGGCGGAACTGTTGCTTAACCGGCAGCCCAACTGTACCATTTTCGTGATGTGAGATCTCTACCGGGAGATATTTGCTGGCTTTGAAATCGGTTAGCTTAAATGTCTGTAACACTGCATTTCGTGGGATTTTTAACCATACCCACTGTATTTGTGCATTTTGTATTATGATCCGTAGCTCTACAATTTGCTCTTGCATTAGTTTTCAGAAACCTGGCTGACAATGACGCATCATTAGAGCTGGAGGAATTACTAGTTCTAACAGAGCTTGCGCATTCCAGTGTTCCGAATAAATAGT
This is a stretch of genomic DNA from Brachypodium distachyon strain Bd21 chromosome 1, Brachypodium_distachyon_v3.0, whole genome shotgun sequence. It encodes these proteins:
- the LOC100829657 gene encoding U11/U12 small nuclear ribonucleoprotein 25 kDa protein codes for the protein MDSVGSTKPDEVAAYQSSEAKQAKLQSMLAALLDDPILADVPRKPSLGDVDTLINLELGSAMRVIVVKLDDTSFDVPVLNTATVKDLKLAIKKKISEIEQGQMGYRHISWKYIWENYCLTYQNEKLTDDNSALSSHGVRNNSKVCFSPHVMSRVHQKHSRRRKHRFFHGLSRKL